The following are encoded together in the Streptomyces sp. NBC_00358 genome:
- a CDS encoding RNA polymerase sigma factor, producing the protein MSASTSRTLPPEIAESVSVMALIERGKAEGQIAGDDVRRAFEADQIPATQWKNVLRSLNQILEEEGVTLMVSAAEPKRTRKSVAAKSPAKRTATKTVAAKTVTAKKATATAAPAALADDSAEDASAGKAAVAKKTTAKKAVAKKTVAKKTAAKKTSAKKDDAELVDDEATEETPGKAGAEEPAEDGAQGFVLSDEDEDDAPAQQVAAAGATADPVKDYLKQIGKVPLLNAEQEVELAKRIEAGLFAEDKLANADKLAPKLKRELEIIAEDGRRAKNHLLEANLRLVVSLAKRYTGRGMLFLDLIQEGNLGLIRAVEKFDYTKGYKFSTYATWWIRQAITRAMADQARTIRIPVHMVEVINKLARVQRQMLQDLGREPTPEELAKELDMTPEKVIEVQKYGREPISLHTPLGEDGDSEFGDLIEDSEAVVPADAVSFTLLQEQLHSVLDTLSEREAGVVSMRFGLTDGQPKTLDEIGKVYGVTRERIRQIESKTMSKLRHPSRSQVLRDYLD; encoded by the coding sequence GTGTCGGCCAGCACATCCCGTACGCTCCCGCCGGAGATCGCCGAGTCCGTCTCTGTCATGGCGCTCATCGAGCGGGGAAAGGCTGAGGGGCAGATCGCCGGCGATGACGTGCGTCGGGCCTTCGAAGCTGACCAGATTCCGGCCACTCAGTGGAAGAACGTACTGCGCAGCCTCAACCAGATCCTCGAGGAAGAGGGTGTGACGCTGATGGTCAGTGCCGCGGAGCCCAAGCGCACCCGAAAGAGCGTCGCAGCGAAGAGTCCGGCCAAGCGCACCGCCACCAAGACCGTGGCGGCCAAGACGGTGACTGCCAAGAAGGCGACCGCCACTGCGGCTCCGGCTGCCCTCGCCGACGATTCGGCCGAGGACGCGTCCGCAGGCAAGGCCGCTGTAGCCAAGAAGACGACGGCGAAGAAGGCCGTCGCCAAGAAGACGGTCGCCAAGAAGACGGCGGCCAAGAAGACGAGCGCCAAGAAGGATGACGCCGAGCTCGTCGACGACGAGGCTACCGAGGAGACCCCGGGCAAGGCCGGTGCCGAGGAGCCCGCCGAGGACGGCGCCCAGGGCTTCGTCCTGTCGGACGAGGACGAGGACGACGCGCCCGCGCAGCAGGTCGCCGCCGCCGGTGCCACCGCCGACCCGGTCAAGGACTACCTCAAGCAGATCGGCAAGGTCCCGCTGCTCAACGCCGAGCAGGAGGTCGAGCTCGCCAAGCGCATCGAGGCCGGTCTGTTCGCCGAGGACAAGCTGGCCAACGCCGACAAGCTCGCCCCCAAGCTCAAGCGTGAGCTGGAGATCATCGCCGAGGACGGCCGCCGCGCCAAGAACCACCTCCTGGAGGCCAACCTCCGTCTGGTGGTCTCCCTGGCCAAGCGTTACACCGGCCGCGGCATGCTCTTCCTGGACCTCATCCAGGAGGGCAACCTCGGTCTGATCCGCGCGGTCGAGAAGTTCGACTACACCAAGGGCTACAAGTTCTCGACGTACGCCACCTGGTGGATCCGTCAGGCGATCACCCGCGCGATGGCCGACCAGGCCCGCACCATCCGTATCCCGGTGCACATGGTCGAGGTCATCAACAAGCTCGCGCGCGTGCAGCGCCAGATGCTCCAGGACCTGGGCCGTGAGCCCACCCCGGAGGAGCTGGCCAAGGAGCTCGACATGACCCCTGAGAAGGTCATCGAGGTCCAGAAGTACGGCCGTGAGCCCATCTCGCTGCACACGCCGCTGGGCGAGGACGGCGACAGCGAGTTCGGTGACCTCATCGAGGACTCCGAAGCCGTGGTCCCGGCCGACGCGGTCAGCTTCACGCTTCTGCAGGAGCAGCTGCACTCCGTTCTCGACACCCTGTCCGAGCGCGAGGCGGGCGTCGTCTCGATGCGCTTCGGTCTCACCGACGGTCAGCCGAAGACCCTCGACGAGATCGGCAAGGTGTACGGCGTGACCCGTGAGCGGATCCGCCAGATCGAGTCCAAGACCATGTCGAAGCTGCGTCACCCGTCGCGTTCCCAGGTGCTGCGCGACTACCTCGACTAG